A window of Primulina huaijiensis isolate GDHJ02 chromosome 9, ASM1229523v2, whole genome shotgun sequence contains these coding sequences:
- the LOC140984870 gene encoding uncharacterized protein, whose translation MEEKKRLIALGFEGSANKIAVGAVTLDGTILSNPRHTYITPPGQGFLPRETAQHHLQHVLPLVKLALKEAQITPDDIDCLCYTKGPGMGAPLQVSAVVVRILSQIWKKPIVGVNHCVAHIEMGRIVTGADDPVVLYVSGGNTQVIAYSEGRYRIFGETIDIAVGNCLDRFARVLKLSNDPSPGYNIEQLAKKGEKFIDLPYVVKGMDVSFSGILSYIEATAEEMLKNNECTPADLCYSLQEVLFAMLVEITERAMTHCDKMDVLIVGGVGCNVRLQDMMRIMCSERGGKLYATDDRYCVDNGAMIAYTGLLEYAHGATTPFEESTFTQRFRTDDVLAIWRGKESSKVNGHKV comes from the exons ATGGAGgagaagaaaagattgatagcTTTAGGATTCGAGGGCTCAGCCAACAAAATTGCAGTGGGAGCGGTGACGCTGGACGGAACCATTCTCTCAAATCCACGCCACACTTACATCACTCCGCCAGGGCAAGGCTTTCTCCCCAGGGAAACCGCCCAGCACCATCTCCAGCATGTGCTGCCGCTTGTTAAATTGGCTTTGAAGGAGGCGCAGATTACGCCCGATGACATCGACTGCCTCTGCTATACCAAAGGCCCTGGCATGGGAGCCCCACTCCAG GTCTCAGCCGTCGTGGTTCGTATCCTGTCACAGATTTGGAAGAAACCAATTGTTGGAGTTAATCATTGTGTAGCACATATTGAAATGGGGAGGATAGTGACCGGGGCTGATGATCCAGTTGTGTTGTATGTCAGTGGGGGAAACACTCAGGTTATTGCATATAGTGAGGGAAGGTACCGAATTTTCGGAGAGACAATAGATATCGCTGTTGGAAATTGCTTGGACAGATTTGCAAGAGTTCTCAAGCTCTCGAATGATCCTAGTCCTGGGTACAACATAGAACAG CTAGCGAAGAAGGGAGAAAAGTTTATAGACcttccatatgttgtaaaaggAATGGATGTCTCTTTTAGTGGGATATTGAGTTATATTGAAGCCACTGCTGAAGAAATGCTTAAAAATAACGAATGCACCCCTGCAGATTTGTGTTATTCCCTGCAG GAAGTTTTGTTTGCAATGCTTGTGGAAATCACGGAACGAGCGATGACACATTGTGACAAAATGGATGTACTAATTGTTGGTGGAGTGGGATGTAACGTGAGATTACAAgatatgatgagaattatgtgCTCGGAGAGGGGTGGGAAATTATATGCAACTGATGACCGGTATTGTGTTGACAATGGAGCAATGATTGCCTATACCGGTCTCCTTGAATACGCTCATGGTGCAACAACTCCTTTCGAAGAATCAACGTTTACACAGCGTTTCAGAACAGATGATGTATTGGCAATCTGGAGAGGGAAGGAATCTTCCAAAGTAAATGGCCATAAAGTCTAA
- the LOC140984714 gene encoding pentatricopeptide repeat-containing protein At1g73400, mitochondrial-like, whose product MLRQLSVSRALCTTQRFLSILCSLPLACHLNPPPRTASFNCFSKNAISGRPFSALDQTVFISQYFLQAAYVSNAVKYPRFSSSLVLVPILRKFCTLEGVVFEEITNIDSVDCADEVYKTVLDYSNPEYKMEEALDKLAVKLTTPLVVEVLHRIRFEEKLALRFFNWAAHQEHYNHESEAFNKMIDILSSTKYKVKQFRIVCDLLYYMKRSKKTSVPIEELLTILRRYAEKHLTHLRKFAQKKKIRVKTQPEINAFNLLLDSLCKCSLVEDAEAMFKRVKIKIQPNADTYNILFFGWCRVMNPARGMNVLQEMINKGHSPESFTYNTAINTFCKAGMVTEAAKLLEFMKSKCSSISSPTAKSYVIMMIALAENDRMEECFKMLNDMKKSGYLPDVSTYKELVEGMCSAGKIEAAYEFLEEMGRTGYPSDIVTYNCFLKVLCDNKNRDEAFTLFTKMIEAGCIPSVQTYNMLIAMFFRIGDPDGAFEAWDDMDERGCSRDSNTYCVMIEGLFGCGNAEDASFLLKQVMNMGMKLPYVKFDAFLTQLSKVGDLGSIHRLSEHMRKFYNPAIARRVALNQKRKSMSLRGN is encoded by the coding sequence ATGTTGCGTCAACTTTCAGTTTCACGTGCTCTGTGTACAACTCAGAGATTCTTGAGCATTTTATGTTCGCTACCGCTCGCATGTCATCTTAACCCACCACCTCGCACGGCTTCCTTCAATTGTTTCAGCAAAAATGCCATTTCGGGACGGCCATTTTCTGCATTGGATCAAACTGTGTTCATCAGCCAATATTTTCTGCAAGCTGCGTATGTAAGTAACGCTGTTAAGTATCCGAGGTTTTCGAGTTCATTGGTTTTGGTTCCGATTCTTCGGAAATTTTGTACACTGGAAGGAGTTGTTTTCGAAGAGATAACCAATATTGATAGTGTTGATTGTGCTGATGAGGTTTACAAAACAGTGTTGGATTACTCGAATCCAGAATATAAAATGGAGGAGGCTCTTGATAAACTAGCAGTAAAACTGACAACCCCTTTGGTAGTAGAGGTCTTGCACAGAATTCGTTTCGAGGAGAAATTAGCATTAAGGTTCTTTAACTGGGCGGCGCATCAAGAACATTACAATCACGAGTCTGAAGCATTTAATAAGATGATTGACATTCTGTCTAGTACTAAATACAAGGTCAAGCAGTTTCGTATCGTCTGTGATCTTCTATATTACATGAAACGAAGCAAAAAGACATCTGTTCCCATTGAGGAGTTGTTGACCATTTTGAGGCGCTATGCTGAGAAGCATTTGACTCATCTTCGAAAGTTTGCACAGAAAAAGAAGATTAGAGTGAAAACACAACCAGAGATTAATGCATTTAATCTACTGCTCGACTCTTTATGCAAATGTTCCCTTGTCGAGGATGCGGAGGCGATGTTTAAGAGAGTGAAGATCAAGATCCAGCCAAATGCCGACACttacaatattttgtttttcgGGTGGTGCAGAGTTATGAACCCGGCTAGAGGAATGAATGTGCTTCAAGAAATGATTAATAAGGGTCATTCACCTGAAAGTTTCACGTACAACACAGCCATCAACACATTCTGCAAAGCAGGGATGGTGACTGAAGCTGCCAAGCTTTTGGAGTTCATGAAATCCAAGTGCTCGTCTATATCTTCCCCCACAGCAAAATCTTATGTGATTATGATGATAGCACTTGCTGAAAATGATAGAATGGAGGaatgttttaaaatgttaaatgatatgAAAAAGAGTGGATACCTTCCCGATGTGTCAACATACAAAGAACTCGTTGAGGGCATGTGTTCAGCTGGAAAGATTGAGGCAGCTTATGAATTTTTGGAAGAGATGGGAAGAACTGGCTACCCTTCTGATATTGTCACGTACAATTGTTTTCTCAAAGTTCTCTGCGATAATAAGAACCGCGATGAGGCTTTTACACTTTTTACTAAAATGATTGAGGCAGGTTGTATCCCAAGTGTACAAACGTATAATATGCTGATTGCAATGTTTTTTAGAATCGGTGATCCTGATGGTGCCTTTGAGGCTTGGGACGATATGGATGAGAGGGGTTGTTCACGTGACAGTAATACTTATTGTGTGATGATTGAAGGGCTTTTTGGATGTGGTAATGCTGAAGATGCAAGTTTCCTTCTGAAACAAGTTATGAACATGGGGATGAAGTTGCCATATGTGAAATTTGATGCCTTCTTGACGCAGCTCTCTAAAGTTGGTGATCTTGGGTCAATTCATAGACTGTCAGAGCACATGAGAAAATTCTATAACCCTGCTATTGCACGTAGAGTCGCCTTGAATCAGAAGCGGAAAAGCATGAGCTTGAGAGGCAATTGA